TCTGTTGATGCAATGAATCTGGCTTGTTTGACTGCCGGCTACTACAGATTACTGGTGGACTCTCGGCGCTCCATCTTCAACGTGGCCAAAAATACAGACAGTATGAAAATAACTGCATGTGAGATTATCACACAATGACTCATCAGTGAGTGGTATGTTTAATTGATAAACATGATTCCTTTTTTGGTTCCTCTTTACAGGCCACGcagcaaaagcaaaacaaaactttcAGGCCATAGAGTGTACATACAGCACGCCCAATAAAGGCTGTGAAGAAAGAAGCAGCCAGAGGTGTAGCCAGGACTATTCTGAGCAGGAGTGTGAATACCTCGACCACGGGAGATGTGAAGGCCATCCAGTCTACATAACTGAAATCCACCAGCCCCAGCACTCAATGCACATGGCAGAAAGAGTGGAGTGCTGCAGAATCCCCTGCTCCCAAACTTATCTCAATGTCCCAAGGCCCAAATCCCAAGACTCTTCCCGGAATGCAAAGGTCTCCTTTATCTTTGGAGATCCTCCATTGGACACTGTAAATCCCCAAAATTTGGGCTACCAGAGACTCATGGATGAAGGTCCAGAGATTCTAGACAATCACAGCCCCATGTACAGGCGTCTCGAGGAGGACTATAAAATGATAGATGCCATGGAGGACGGGGATGGGTATCAGTACGCCACCAAAATCTTTGGTCCCACCGAGTGCATCGAGGAGCCACTGCTGCACGACATCTGCTATGCAGAAACAACAGACGAGGCAGAAGATGAGGATGACATCAGCTGTGAAGAGGACATGGTGATGAGTGACATTGATAATCCTATGTTACTGTCATTCTCGGGGTCCAGCGATGACATCATTGACTtgacctccctccctcccccgccAGAGGGGAACAATGAGGACGACAATGACGTGTTGCTGCACTCTCTTAACTTGGCTattgctgctcctcctcccggCTTCAGGGACAGCTCTgatgaggaggagcagcagggggcTGGGACTAGGGCCCAAGATGCCTGCAATGATATTCCAGTGTCTCTCATAGATTCAGTGCCCACCAATAGGGCAGAGGGCCACAGAGAGCCTCTCAACAATGCAGTAGTGTCAACTTTACAAGCACTGGAGGCCCTCGCTGCATCAGAGGAACAGAACCCAGCGCAGTCCGAGAGCAGCACAGGTTCCCCTTACACTAttgtaacattcattcattaagaCTACATGTGTTCAAGTCATTCACtattgatttgttgttgttttcaataAATCCCATTTTGTTCTATGTTTCCattggtgtgttttttcattcatttcatttcttcattcatgttacaaacatttcatttcatcacaatTTGTTTGGGTTCGTGGATCATTTTTCTTGGTTTACTCAGTGAGTACTGTACAAGAACAGGTTAAAACCATTTTGTATTCATTTCAAATAGCCATTTATGGCATGCTCATTTTAAGTCTCTGACGCTGTTCTCAATCAGATTTCATAGAGATGTCATCACTTTGGTGCTTTTTATGAGCTgttattgtgtttttcaaacTCATTCAAATATGTTTAATGTTGCTAATTATATTTCTCTTTCCATGATACGCAGGTGTAGAAATCTCACGAGCATTTAGTCCTGAATCCTCAGATTctggaaatgaaacaaattcatCTGAGATGACAGAGAGCTCTGAGCTGACCAGCGCTCAGAGACACTCTGAGAACCACCTGAGGATGCATGTAGCCATGACAGATGAGTACCATCCAGCCCTGAATGAGGAGAAAGCGGAGGTCTGTGCACCTAATGATGGCAGTGTGGCGGCTATGCAGTACCACCCCCGGGAGCATCAAGAGGACGAAGCAAAATCATCTGCTGTTGCCTCCTCTCAGATCTTTCACTCAGATGGCAGTGAGATGGAGCCAGAGACgatggaaataaaatcagtcaGTGAATACTTCAGTAAGATGCACATGAGCTCAGTGATGAGCAGGCAGAGAGGAAAGCAGAGGGAAGCAGATATCAGAATCCAAGAAGATGCCTCTGAATCTTCTGATCGCCCTCACGTGCCGTCTCAAGAATCAACTAAAGAGGAGCTCCCTCATCTCGTCGGGAAATATAACGCTTTCACTGTGAGAGATTCCTACTACATGAATCAACTCGATCTGGGGCGAACTCACTGGAAAGACAGGAATCAAAAATGGCAGCATAGGATGTCTGGAAACAAAATGGCAGACAATCTCACTCCAGATTGTGTAAATGACTCACAGGCTtcccacacagacagactgacagtaAAGGGAGAGAAACAGGACTTGGATGAAAGAGGCCAACACTTAAATGCCCATTTCCACTCCCTGTCCAAAGTAGCTATCTCCACAGAGGGAGATTCCACTTCACACGATAATGAGAAGCAGCAAATTAAGGTACTTCCAAGCGAGCAAGAAGTCACACGATTATACGAGTACCACCTGAGCAAGCGTGTGTCATCGATACAGAGCGAAGGAATTCATTCTCTCCAAAGCTCACAGTGTTCTTCTATAGATGCCGGTTGTAGTacaggcagcagcagctgtgttaCTCCCATGGATTCTCCCCTTTGTACCACAGACAATCTGCATGTACTGTCAGAGTCCTCTCTCAAAGGGATGAGTTATGTAACCGCTGAGGAGAGAGTGTATGGACCCCCGGTTCAGGGGAAAGCTGGCCATCCCATTGACCCCACGCTTCTGAGGAGGATCCATGCAGCCACCAGTGCTGATCCTGGGATTACACGGGGCGGTGCTCACAGAGTAGCAAAGATAAAGGAAACCACAGGTAAAACTAAACAGGAGGGTGCCCTCTCTTATCTATGTCTGTGTAACACTGGGAAATGAACAAAGGAGGCATTTTATAAAGTTTAATAGCTGATTTTAGCCAACTATGTCAGCATGGGCCGATAGAAATAATAGATGGGTTACAAAGCCTAGTTAGCCTGGAGGGTAGAGAAGTGGACCAGTATATAGAGAGGAAGTCCGTGAGAAACTTCCCATagattatatttataaaatacactgtgtgtgtgtgtgtgagagagagagagagagagagagagagagagagagagagagagagagagagagagagagagagagagagagagagaacttccttttcctctttttgttcTCAAAAGCAACCTGAAAAACCACATTTAGATTTACACATCACTGTTTTTAGTTCTTCAGCACCATAACCAATTTTAGGTAGCTACATTGGCTGATGTATCACTATCAGTTTTATTTAGAAGTAtattcaaaagaacaaaaaaactgttgagatagtaaaaatgtttgattgatttttgaCACTTTAGGGAAAAGATCAAACACCAAGAGAAATATTGGTATGAGTGCTCATTTTCTCTGGAACCTTTGAATGTGGTACCACTCGAGGATCTCATTCATGGTGGCATTAAAGTATGTCCAGAGGTGACCAATCAGATGTGGACAGCTCTAGGATCATTTGTTTGAATGTAATTTAAGTTAAATTGAAAACACTAAAAAACTTCTCTCTCTGTAGCGCGTGACTCCCTTACCCTGTTCAAAAGCTCTTTGACACATGTTCGCAGCAGTATTTATAGCAAATAAACCAACTTAGAAACAATAAATCTAATTACTTTAGAAAAGGTAGCATGTACAGTAGactaaaaataatgataaattgATGTCATATTCTCTTTTCAATATTAACAATCCATTTTTCCAGTGTTCTACACActgaaaaagaataagaaaagaaacacattgaTAATTCTATTGACAGATATTGTCTGTTTTGTAAATTTTGGGGGGATTTtaatttactattttatttattattataaaatatgattcacttgatttgttttcttgtttgtctgcTTTGCTTTTTATTAATCGCTATAATcctttgttatatttattttctaacaattttgtataaaagttaatataaatgctaaaatggatggatatgaATGCATACTGTCAGAGAGATGCTTAACagctctttttttccctcctacCCCTAGTGTAGCTTGCACACAGCTGAAGAATGTTGGAGAAGAGTCATCTTTAGCTCTATGTAATAAGACCAGTACCACCACCACAGCCGTGTCACCCTCATCATTAAGAACTAGCACAGAACCCTGTGGGCTAATACGAGCCAGTCCTGGGCCAGACCCACATGCCCTGGCTATCCCCCCACATGAATCTTCATGCGACCCTACATCAAGTAGCTTCAGGCGGCCACACAGGGTCTGGAGGAACTGGAGCACCATGATGCCAGGTTCCAGAGGATTAGAGGCACTGTTAGATAAGACCAAAGCCACACTTAAAGGAAGGAGTCATGGTCACAATTTCCCGTCTCAAGATCACCTAGAAGTACAGAGGACATTCTCTGCCAAGACCTTGCCCAAGAGCTTGTCCCATGGCACATTCTCATGTAATTCTTCAGACAGAGGTCTGGTACGAGGAGCCTCCCTCTTATTGGCAGAGCTAACGGCACCACGGCTAGATGCGGGAACTTGGAGGTGTCACCGGTCATTCAGTCACTGTTTCCTGCGGAGAAAGACAAACACTAATGGTGATGACCAAAACTTCTCCGTCAGCTCAGCTTCTTGTGGTCATAAGGGTAAGACGGGCTCTAATGCCAGCTATCAAGCTGAGCAGAGCAACACAGCCACCGTCATGAGTGACAGGAGCCTTAAAGCGAGGCTCGCCCATGTAGATTCCATGAAGGGAAAAACCTACAGTCTTCAcacaggatttgcagttgcacAGGAGGATGCCTTAGAGATGGTTGGTGTGTTACGCTCCAGCGTCGGCCACAGCGGAGGTGAGAAGCAGGGGGTCAATGAGGCTGATGTGGATACCTTTTCCCAGGTGCTTTTGAAGCAGGCCAAGGCGCTGAATGGGTCCTGCAGTCAAATGGCTGAGGAGTACAGCAGCccggaggagctgctgctcacTCTGACACACAGCTTCCACACactctgctgtctgacacaAGCCTGCATGTCACTGGTGGAAGGCCTGAGCACCAAACGCGAGCAGATTGAGGTGGTAGCCCGGGTGGACGAGGTGGTTATGAACTACGTGTGTCTGCTGAAAGCTGCTGAGGTGGCGTCAGGAAGCTCCACCATTGACCAAAGTGTTCATGCATTGACACATCACTCTGCCATGATGTCTGATATGATAAACACACTAACTCACTCACTGAAAACATTGCTCAAGAAATGAACTGTTTCATCCTGATAGTTGATTTTAAAGCCATACGTGGGTTTAACAACCAATGTGAACTGCtatgagagtaaaaaaaaacttgcctTGAgtatacaatattttattatgtaaagtaaaaataaaattatatgaaTCActgaagttttaaaatagattatATTAAGATCTCTATAAAGATGCATATGACTTTCCTCTCAACTGTATTTACTagtacagtgcgtcctcgttcTTCGCGGTTaagcgttccaggaaccacacgcgaataatgAATTTCGCGATAGTGCGACAAACTatgtatcttattatttacagtaatttgaacgtttatgaccctcccaatactgatattaaaccaccttctgtcgctcttatcgactgtttaaagcacttttgtgtctcacggaacggagcacacttcaggatgctgtcagcgcATAGAATGCtggtatggtatcacgtgactgcctaccaaaaaatctgcgatgaggtgaagtcgcgagcgttgatgcacgaataCGCGAGGTCGCACTGTATTATACAATGAAGATTATTTTGATGGTTTATGGGTTCTGACAACATGCAGATTATTTAAATCTTGTAAGCACCTTGTTTCTaaattgtaaaaatatattatgtTCTTGAAATGTATACGCTATTTAAAGCTTTGAACAAATCATTGCACATGACAAGATAAgatgtgattaaataaaaataattcacttactttatttatttgatgattTCACCTTAATTTAACAAATACTTTACACATTACTATTGTGTATTTTCTCGTTGCTTTTTGTCAATGtcattaaaaagattaaaacttttaaaatgtcttatcTCACAGCACGTTTGTCTGTCTTCAATAAACATCACTTTCACACAAGATCACATTTAATTCAGTGTGTTTACTTTCAGTGGTGAATTTAGATTCATAATCATTGCTTGTCTGACGCAAAAGTAGAATAACAATACAATAATATTAGATTTGACAGTTTGTTCCTTTAATTACATTactaatacagaaaaaaatagcttGACTCGGTTTATAACTATATTTTGTCATGTATGGTTTTACTCTAGCCTGAGTGCTAGTAATGAGTGCTTTTGCAGTTttaatgatgattatgatggtCCACTTCACTAAACATGGAACCTCACATGAGTTGGCACAGTGTTACATAAGGAAGTAGTCAAGCCGATACTGTACAGGAGCAGCTTTGTGAAGTTGCACTGTGCCATGAACATTTCAGCATACTAACATGCTAATATTGTTTGCTAAATTCACCATTCACACAATGTAAAGCTGAGTTTGCACGTTGGAtgcaatcatccatccattcatccgtgTCCTTGTAGATGAAATGattgcaatcatctcatctacagtcGATTATCTGTTTTGCGGatcacaggtgttgctggagtGTGTCTCAGCTGACTAcgggcaaaaggcagggtacactctggataagatgccagctcatcacacaaccacacaaaaaactaacaaaccAGAACCCACAGAACTCACGCCAATACCATTTTCTCTGCAATTCAACAGAAGAGGAATATTTCtaaaaacactgtttttttttttaaattttatatactggtttgatccccgaagggaaattaagaagcacactctagctactgattacaaacgcatgcatacatatttgtgagtacaggcccctgtatcacacacacacacaaaggggcctgtaggcatgcaggggagatagagtggcaggcagctccttcttggtgcgcctcaaatgagcaatttgtaaaggggacggcaccttgctcaagggtgcctcggcagtgctccggagatgagctgacacctcccactgttagctcacctccgggtatttttgggggggcgggagcgggaatcgaaccgccgatcttaaatcataggacgacccgctctaccgcccgctttaccactgagccactgccgccctttATACAAGCATGTGGACAAGAATAATGTATCAGTAGTTTCCAGATGTCGTGTCATGTCTGCACTTAATTGTGATGTCAAAGTGTGCACAGCTAACCGTTTTctttacatatatttacacaTATTTAGATTGTAATGACTCGAAAGTCACTTTTTTAACGTGTACTCTAGTGTGACTTGGAACAGTTACAGCTTTTCTGCTTCGGTTATCACTAATAAGGAATCAAACATACATACCATTCAAACATATGTTGGATTATAGTGGTAGGCTTAGACAAAAGCTTGGTGCCAGAGTATCATGCTTATTGTAAGATAAAAAGCAACTGActtattttctgatgttttaagATGTTTCATCTGATAATTGTGGAAGAAGAATCTACATAAAGAATTTCAGTGGTAAAATCCTTTTCAAGTGTACATCACATATTCTTCTGCAGAGTAAACAGATATGAAACTATTATGTCCCTTGAGAGCAAAAGCTGATTAACACACTAACACCCTGTCTATGCCATTATGCTGTACCATAAGAACAAGAGGCTTAATGTCTTGACCTTTCTATTTCAAAGGAAACACCTTCACTACACAGGCATTCTCATCATAATGCATGTTTACATCATTATATAACAAACTCACTTATTTCACAAACATTGTAAAAGACGTCATGTTTGGGTGCATCAGATTTTTTTATAAGGGGGAAGTGATTCTGGCCCCAACTGTAGACCCCAGCCACCTGCTACTCTCATTACATCGTCTGAAGGGCGTCGTATTGATACCATGTTCTGGCAGCGCTCAGTTCAATTTGAAAGCAGAGCTTATTTCAGGACTGTTTAATATCACGTCAGAAAATGTTCTTCCATCTGGTGAGTGtcaattacatttgttttcagtgaATTGTACTAGGATCACAGTAATAACGTAAGTAGTAAAATGACAATTTTGCTGTAAATCACATGAAAACGTGGGAAATTAAACACTGGCTTGCACTATTTTCTGGTTGTAACATCTTGTACAAACCTCACCAAGAATGATTTCTCTGCGtatattttttcttaatatGTCCTTAATATGTGCTGTTTTCTAATGTGTCTGTATCGTTGGTATTCTCAATGAACCACCTCTGTTTCTGTACAGATGTGCCTGTGGTGTTGTCTCTCCATATCAACAGCTAGCATTTCTTACCCTAAAACTCTGCCATGCAATGTTAGCGAGTCCAACAATGGGAGTATGGTGAAAGTGGACTGTACAGAGAGAAGCCTCAAAGATATCCCCTTGGGCATTCCCAGAGACGCAACCAATCTGACGCTCACCATCAACTTTATTCCCAGATTAAACTCTACCTCTTTCCTGGGGCTGGATAACCTGACTGAGATTGACATGAGATGCAACTGCATGCCCGTTAAAATCGGCCCCAAGGACCGTGTGTGTACCGAGAGCGTGACAATAGAGAAGAACACCTTTAGGAGCCTGAGGGACCTCAGAGCACTCTATCTAGATGGCAATCAGCTTTCCAGTATACCTGAAGGCCTCCCCTCCAACCTGATTCTGTTGAGTTTGGAAGTGAAtcacatttattatatttctaAAGCAAACTTCTCAGAGATCAGAAATGTTGAGATGCTTTATCTTGGCCAAAACTGCTACTATCGCAACCCCTGCAATGTTTCCTATGATATAGAAGACGGTGCATTCTTGCAGCTTAGCAATTTAACCTTGTTAAGTCTTAAGTCAAATAACTTATCCTTTATTCCACATCACCTTCCTACAAGTCTGAAGGAACTCTATCTGTACAACAATAACATCCAAGAAGTCACTGATGAAGATTTCAAAACTCTGGTAAACCTTGAGATTCTGGATATTAGTGGAAACTGTCGTCGCTGTTACAATGCTCCTTTTCCATGCAACCCATGTCCAAATAATTCGCCACTTAAAATTAGTACAACAGCTTTCAAAATGTTGACAAAACTGAAGACACTCCGTCTGCATAGCAACTCTCTAAAATGTGTGGAACCTGATTGGTTTGCCAGCACAACAGACCTCAGAGTTCTTGATCTCTCATCAAACTTTTTAGCAAGAGAAATAGGAATGGC
This window of the Antennarius striatus isolate MH-2024 chromosome 12, ASM4005453v1, whole genome shotgun sequence genome carries:
- the frmpd4 gene encoding FERM and PDZ domain-containing protein 4 isoform X7; the encoded protein is MDVFSFVKMPKLAGHRTKTSGWPPPSGTWSASQGPPNGWDMGSSREGRDCYINHVSQSSSLEEVRLDGDRFVPPTPRKVEMRRDPVLGFGFVAGSEKPVVVRSVTPGGPSEGKLIPGDEIIMINDEPVSSAPRERVIDLVRSCKESILLTVVQPYPSPKSAFISAAKKAKLKTNPVKVRFAEEVIINGQVPEMVKDNSLLFMPNVLKVYLENGQTKSFKFDSNTSIKDVILTLQEKLSIKSIEHFSLMLEQRAEGSASKLMLLHEQEMLTQVTQRPGSHKMKCFFRITFVPKDPVDLLRRDAVAFEYLYVQSCNDVVLERFGSELKYDTALHLAALQMYILTINTKQSQKVSLKYIEKEWGLALFLPPAVLSSMKEKNIKKALTHILKTNQNLVPPGKKLTALQAKVHYLKYLSDLRLYGGRVFKSTLIQGEKHTEVTLLVGPKYGISHVINTKTNLVALLADFSHVNRIEMYTEDENRVRVELHVLDVKPITLLMESVDAMNLACLTAGYYRLLVDSRRSIFNVAKNTDSHAAKAKQNFQAIECTYSTPNKGCEERSSQRCSQDYSEQECEYLDHGRCEGHPVYITEIHQPQHSMHMAERVECCRIPCSQTYLNVPRPKSQDSSRNAKVSFIFGDPPLDTVNPQNLGYQRLMDEGPEILDNHSPMYRRLEEDYKMIDAMEDGDGYQYATKIFGPTECIEEPLLHDICYAETTDEAEDEDDISCEEDMVMSDIDNPMLLSFSGSSDDIIDLTSLPPPPEGNNEDDNDVLLHSLNLAIAAPPPGFRDSSDEEEQQGAGTRAQDACNDIPVSLIDSVPTNRAEGHREPLNNAVVSTLQALEALAASEEQNPAQSESSTGVEISRAFSPESSDSGNETNSSEMTESSELTSAQRHSENHLRMHVAMTDEYHPALNEEKAEVCAPNDGSVAAMQYHPREHQEDEAKSSAVASSQIFHSDGSEMEPETMEIKSVSEYFSKMHMSSVMSRQRGKQREADIRIQEDASESSDRPHVPSQESTKEELPHLVGKYNAFTVRDSYYMNQLDLGRTHWKDRNQKWQHRMSGNKMADNLTPDCVNDSQASHTDRLTVKGEKQDLDERGQHLNAHFHSLSKVAISTEGDSTSHDNEKQQIKVLPSEQEVTRLYEYHLSKRVSSIQSEGIHSLQSSQCSSIDAGCSTGSSSCVTPMDSPLCTTDNLHVLSESSLKGMSYVTAEERVYGPPVQGKAGHPIDPTLLRRIHAATSADPGITRGGAHRVAKIKETTACTQLKNVGEESSLALCNKTSTTTTAVSPSSLRTSTEPCGLIRASPGPDPHALAIPPHESSCDPTSSSFRRPHRVWRNWSTMMPGSRGLEALLDKTKATLKGRSHGHNFPSQDHLEVQRTFSAKTLPKSLSHGTFSCNSSDRGLVRGASLLLAELTAPRLDAGTWRCHRSFSHCFLRRKTNTNGDDQNFSVSSASCGHKGKTGSNASYQAEQSNTATVMSDRSLKARLAHVDSMKGKTYSLHTGFAVAQEDALEMVGVLRSSVGHSGGEKQGVNEADVDTFSQVLLKQAKALNGSCSQMAEEYSSPEELLLTLTHSFHTLCCLTQACMSLVEGLSTKREQIEVVARVDEVVMNYVCLLKAAEVASGSSTIDQSVHALTHHSAMMSDMINTLTHSLKTLLKK
- the frmpd4 gene encoding FERM and PDZ domain-containing protein 4 isoform X8, whose product is MRRDPVLGFGFVAGSEKPVVVRSVTPGKETKLYGGPSEGKLIPGDEIIMINDEPVSSAPRERVIDLVRSCKESILLTVVQPYPSPKSAFISAAKKAKLKTNPVKVRFAEEVIINGQVPEMVKDNSLLFMPNVLKVYLENGQTKSFKFDSNTSIKDVILTLQEKLSIKSIEHFSLMLEQRAEGSASKLMLLHEQEMLTQVTQRPGSHKMKCFFRITFVPKDPVDLLRRDAVAFEYLYVQSCNDVVLERFGSELKYDTALHLAALQMYILTINTKQSQKVSLKYIEKEWGLALFLPPAVLSSMKEKNIKKALTHILKTNQNLVPPGKKLTALQAKVHYLKYLSDLRLYGGRVFKSTLIQGEKHTEVTLLVGPKYGISHVINTKTNLVALLADFSHVNRIEMYTEDENRVRVELHVLDVKPITLLMESVDAMNLACLTAGYYRLLVDSRRSIFNVAKNTDSMKITACHAAKAKQNFQAIECTYSTPNKGCEERSSQRCSQDYSEQECEYLDHGRCEGHPVYITEIHQPQHSMHMAERVECCRIPCSQTYLNVPRPKSQDSSRNAKVSFIFGDPPLDTVNPQNLGYQRLMDEGPEILDNHSPMYRRLEEDYKMIDAMEDGDGYQYATKIFGPTECIEEPLLHDICYAETTDEAEDEDDISCEEDMVMSDIDNPMLLSFSGSSDDIIDLTSLPPPPEGNNEDDNDVLLHSLNLAIAAPPPGFRDSSDEEEQQGAGTRAQDACNDIPVSLIDSVPTNRAEGHREPLNNAVVSTLQALEALAASEEQNPAQSESSTGVEISRAFSPESSDSGNETNSSEMTESSELTSAQRHSENHLRMHVAMTDEYHPALNEEKAEVCAPNDGSVAAMQYHPREHQEDEAKSSAVASSQIFHSDGSEMEPETMEIKSVSEYFSKMHMSSVMSRQRGKQREADIRIQEDASESSDRPHVPSQESTKEELPHLVGKYNAFTVRDSYYMNQLDLGRTHWKDRNQKWQHRMSGNKMADNLTPDCVNDSQASHTDRLTVKGEKQDLDERGQHLNAHFHSLSKVAISTEGDSTSHDNEKQQIKVLPSEQEVTRLYEYHLSKRVSSIQSEGIHSLQSSQCSSIDAGCSTGSSSCVTPMDSPLCTTDNLHVLSESSLKGMSYVTAEERVYGPPVQGKAGHPIDPTLLRRIHAATSADPGITRGGAHRVAKIKETTACTQLKNVGEESSLALCNKTSTTTTAVSPSSLRTSTEPCGLIRASPGPDPHALAIPPHESSCDPTSSSFRRPHRVWRNWSTMMPGSRGLEALLDKTKATLKGRSHGHNFPSQDHLEVQRTFSAKTLPKSLSHGTFSCNSSDRGLVRGASLLLAELTAPRLDAGTWRCHRSFSHCFLRRKTNTNGDDQNFSVSSASCGHKGKTGSNASYQAEQSNTATVMSDRSLKARLAHVDSMKGKTYSLHTGFAVAQEDALEMVGVLRSSVGHSGGEKQGVNEADVDTFSQVLLKQAKALNGSCSQMAEEYSSPEELLLTLTHSFHTLCCLTQACMSLVEGLSTKREQIEVVARVDEVVMNYVCLLKAAEVASGSSTIDQSVHALTHHSAMMSDMINTLTHSLKTLLKK